One segment of Curtobacterium poinsettiae DNA contains the following:
- a CDS encoding MSMEG_6728 family protein, with amino-acid sequence MQTFLPYADFRASAEVLDDRRLGKQRVETLQVMRALTLPDYGWQHHPVTAMWRGYRPALMAYQEATCRVWAERGYADTCLEKTLLDLGRVPEDLAAYERGNVPIPPWNDDEALHVSHRSKLVQKAPEHYRELFPDVPDDLDYVWPGTPEPATRAV; translated from the coding sequence ATGCAGACCTTCCTGCCGTACGCCGACTTCCGGGCATCCGCCGAGGTCCTCGACGACCGGCGGCTCGGCAAGCAGCGGGTCGAGACCCTGCAGGTGATGCGCGCCCTGACGCTCCCCGACTACGGCTGGCAGCACCACCCGGTGACGGCGATGTGGCGTGGCTACCGTCCGGCGCTGATGGCGTACCAAGAGGCCACGTGCCGCGTCTGGGCCGAGCGCGGGTACGCCGACACGTGCCTCGAGAAGACCCTGCTCGACCTGGGTCGTGTGCCGGAGGACCTGGCGGCGTACGAGCGCGGCAACGTGCCGATCCCGCCGTGGAACGACGACGAGGCCCTGCACGTCTCGCACCGGTCGAAGCTCGTACAGAAGGCGCCGGAGCACTACCGGGAGCTGTTCCCGGACGTGCCCGACGACCTGGACTACGTCTGGCCCGGGACCCCCGAACCGGCGACCCGCGCCGTCTGA
- a CDS encoding cysteine desulfurase family protein, translating to MFYLDRSATTPVRREVLEAMWPYLTGVFGNPSSTHGVGDQAARGLAAARTAVAGVLGCRPAEVVFTTGGTEGANTAIKGIALATPRGRHVVTSATEHEAVLESCAYLARFHDFDVTVLPVGPDGRVDPAVLRAALRPDTTLVSIAHADNEIGTVQDVPALAAVAHEVGARFHTDAVQSAPWLPIGLGPLGVDALSLSGHKLGAPKGTGVLAVRAGVPLEPLLHGGGQERGRRSGTEDVAGAVAVATALGLAAETVRSGEGAAITVRDAVLDGVLAAVPGAFVTGSREHRLPGHASFCFPGVNGETVLLELEQRDVVSSSGSACAAGSTEASHVLTALGIPEDVARTALRLTFDVALAADDVPVVVEAVADAVATVRALG from the coding sequence GTGTTCTACCTGGACCGCTCCGCCACCACCCCGGTTCGCCGCGAGGTGCTCGAGGCGATGTGGCCCTACCTGACGGGGGTGTTCGGCAACCCCTCGTCGACGCACGGGGTCGGGGACCAGGCCGCCCGGGGACTCGCCGCCGCACGGACCGCCGTCGCCGGGGTGCTCGGGTGCCGGCCCGCCGAGGTCGTCTTCACCACTGGCGGCACCGAGGGGGCGAACACCGCGATCAAGGGGATCGCCCTCGCCACGCCCCGCGGTCGGCACGTCGTCACCAGCGCGACCGAGCACGAGGCGGTGCTGGAGAGCTGCGCGTACCTCGCCCGCTTCCACGACTTCGACGTCACGGTGCTGCCCGTCGGGCCGGACGGCCGCGTCGACCCGGCGGTGCTGCGCGCGGCACTCCGGCCGGACACCACGCTCGTCTCGATCGCCCACGCCGACAACGAGATCGGCACCGTGCAGGACGTCCCCGCGCTCGCGGCGGTGGCGCACGAGGTCGGGGCGCGGTTCCACACCGACGCCGTGCAGTCCGCACCCTGGCTGCCGATCGGTCTGGGGCCCCTCGGGGTCGACGCGCTGTCGCTGTCGGGGCACAAGCTGGGCGCACCGAAGGGCACCGGTGTGCTGGCCGTGCGCGCCGGCGTCCCGCTCGAGCCGCTGCTGCACGGCGGGGGACAGGAACGGGGGCGGCGGTCCGGCACCGAGGACGTGGCCGGTGCCGTGGCGGTGGCGACCGCCCTCGGGCTGGCGGCGGAGACCGTTCGGTCGGGAGAGGGCGCGGCGATCACCGTGCGCGACGCGGTGCTCGACGGTGTGCTCGCCGCGGTCCCCGGCGCGTTCGTCACCGGTTCGCGGGAGCACCGGCTGCCCGGGCACGCGTCGTTCTGCTTCCCGGGCGTCAACGGCGAGACCGTCCTGCTCGAGCTCGAGCAGCGTGACGTGGTGTCGTCGTCGGGCAGTGCCTGTGCTGCGGGCAGCACCGAGGCCTCCCACGTGCTCACGGCGCTCGGGATCCCGGAGGACGTGGCCCGCACCGCGCTCCGCCTGACGTTCGACGTGGCCCTCGCGGCTGACGACGTCCCGGTCGTCGTCGAGGCCGTGGCCGACGCCGTGGCGACCGTCCGCGCTCTCGGCTGA
- a CDS encoding NAD(P)H-dependent oxidoreductase, producing the protein MSGELVVGVSGSPSDPSRTSTLVAATVARLAEEIDGARTETIEIGPLLADLGAASGRETMSERTRRALETVEAADVLVVGSPAFRAAYSGAFKLFFDWVGQYDLVDTPVLLTATGGSDRHALLVEHQMRPLFGFFQSTTLPLGVFGNERDFAKREGGYDIASVDLELRIDQAVRRAVPLIRGGFATAGLTDVRRPAEF; encoded by the coding sequence ATGAGCGGAGAACTGGTCGTCGGTGTCAGTGGCAGCCCATCGGACCCCTCGCGGACCTCGACCCTGGTCGCGGCGACGGTGGCCCGGCTGGCCGAGGAGATCGACGGCGCCCGGACCGAGACGATCGAGATCGGCCCGCTGCTCGCCGACCTCGGAGCGGCCTCGGGTCGCGAGACGATGTCCGAGCGCACCCGCCGGGCCCTCGAGACGGTGGAGGCCGCGGACGTGCTCGTCGTCGGCAGTCCGGCCTTCCGAGCGGCCTACTCCGGCGCCTTCAAGCTGTTCTTCGACTGGGTCGGCCAGTACGACCTCGTCGACACCCCGGTGCTCCTGACCGCCACCGGCGGCAGTGACCGACACGCCCTGCTCGTCGAGCACCAGATGCGCCCGCTGTTCGGGTTCTTCCAGTCCACGACCCTGCCGCTCGGGGTGTTCGGGAACGAGCGGGACTTCGCCAAGCGCGAGGGTGGCTACGACATCGCGAGCGTCGACCTGGAGCTCCGCATCGACCAGGCAGTGCGCCGGGCCGTGCCGCTCATCCGCGGCGGCTTCGCCACCGCCGGCCTGACCGACGTGCGGCGCCCCGCCGAGTTCTGA
- a CDS encoding acylphosphatase, translating into MTTVTRVHAVVSGTVQGVGFRYWTARKADGLDLVGYARNLWDGTVEVEAEGPSVAVDSLVECLRTGPPSATVTDVSLRSVVPHGDADGFAILH; encoded by the coding sequence ATGACGACGGTGACGAGGGTGCATGCCGTGGTGTCGGGGACGGTCCAGGGGGTCGGCTTCCGGTACTGGACCGCTCGGAAGGCGGACGGGCTCGACCTCGTCGGCTACGCGAGGAACCTCTGGGACGGCACGGTGGAGGTCGAGGCGGAGGGACCCTCGGTCGCCGTCGACTCGTTGGTCGAGTGCCTGCGCACCGGGCCGCCGTCGGCGACCGTGACCGACGTCAGCCTGCGTTCGGTCGTGCCGCACGGTGACGCCGACGGGTTCGCGATCCTGCACTGA
- the nadA gene encoding quinolinate synthase NadA gives MSIATTIELISNGKAGGSTCTPDLAMPTWDFDSRPGYGPGSSMSDVIPTSAPRQGVLPDEYKTAPTDELHERIERAKATLGDRVVVLGHFYQRDEVVRHADFLGDSFQLANAALTKPDAEAIVFCGVHFMAETADILARDDQRVILPNLAAGCSMADMADIDSVEAAWAELTAVYGTEPDADGRVPVIPVTYMNSAADLKAFCGRNGGIVCTSSNAATVLEWAFERGQRVLFFPDQHLGRNTAKAMGISTDLMPMWNPRLPGGGNTAADLLEAKVILWHGFCSVHRRFTVDQIDQARREHPGVQVIVHPECPMAVVDAADHAGSTDLIRKTVAAATEPTTFAIGTEINMVNRLAAEYPQHTIFCLDPVVCPCSTMYRIHPGYLAWVLEALVRGEVLNEIVVPADVQADAKVALERMLAAKPRG, from the coding sequence GTGTCCATCGCCACGACGATCGAACTCATCTCCAACGGCAAGGCCGGCGGCAGCACCTGCACGCCCGACCTCGCGATGCCGACCTGGGACTTCGACTCCCGCCCCGGGTACGGCCCGGGTTCGTCGATGTCCGACGTCATCCCGACGAGTGCCCCGCGCCAGGGTGTCCTGCCCGACGAGTACAAGACGGCCCCGACCGACGAGCTCCACGAGCGCATCGAGCGGGCGAAGGCCACCCTCGGCGACCGGGTCGTCGTCCTCGGGCACTTCTACCAGCGCGACGAGGTCGTCCGGCACGCGGACTTCCTCGGCGACTCGTTCCAGCTCGCGAACGCCGCCCTGACGAAGCCCGACGCCGAGGCGATCGTGTTCTGCGGCGTGCACTTCATGGCCGAGACCGCCGACATCCTGGCGCGTGACGACCAGCGCGTGATCCTGCCGAACCTGGCCGCCGGCTGCTCGATGGCGGACATGGCCGACATCGACAGCGTCGAGGCCGCGTGGGCGGAGCTGACGGCCGTGTACGGCACCGAGCCCGACGCCGACGGCCGTGTCCCCGTGATCCCGGTCACCTACATGAACTCCGCCGCCGACCTCAAGGCCTTCTGCGGTCGCAACGGCGGCATCGTCTGCACCTCGTCGAACGCCGCGACGGTGCTCGAGTGGGCCTTCGAGCGCGGGCAGCGGGTCCTGTTCTTCCCCGACCAGCACCTCGGCCGCAACACCGCGAAGGCGATGGGCATCAGCACCGACCTGATGCCCATGTGGAACCCGCGCCTGCCGGGCGGGGGCAACACCGCCGCCGACCTGCTCGAGGCGAAGGTCATCCTCTGGCACGGCTTCTGCTCCGTGCACCGCCGCTTCACCGTCGACCAGATCGACCAGGCCCGTCGCGAGCACCCGGGCGTGCAGGTCATCGTGCACCCCGAGTGCCCGATGGCCGTCGTCGACGCCGCAGACCACGCCGGCAGCACCGACCTGATCCGGAAGACCGTCGCCGCGGCCACCGAGCCGACGACCTTCGCGATCGGCACCGAGATCAACATGGTGAACCGGCTCGCCGCCGAGTACCCGCAGCACACGATCTTCTGCCTCGACCCGGTCGTCTGCCCCTGCTCGACGATGTACCGGATCCACCCGGGCTACCTCGCCTGGGTGCTCGAGGCACTCGTCCGGGGCGAGGTCCTCAACGAGATCGTCGTCCCCGCCGACGTGCAGGCGGACGCCAAGGTCGCGCTCGAGCGCATGCTCGCGGCCAAGCCCCGCGGCTGA
- the nadC gene encoding carboxylating nicotinate-nucleotide diphosphorylase: MTTDPGTIPPHALRRVIETALEEDAPWGDVTSETLIPVEATATATLGAREPGVLSGGAVFVAVMHAVDPSIQAVVHVADGTHFAAGDVLATVTGAAWAVLRAERVALNLVQRMSGIATTTAAHVAAAAGTSARIVDTRKTTPGLRALERYAVRCGGGHNHRTSLSDAVLAKDNHLAVLLAGGIGIGDAITEARQRLGHTVHVEVEVDRIDQIEPVVAAGVDTVMLDNFTPDELVTGVGIVAGRALVEASGGVSLDTVAAIAATGVDVISVGALTHSARALDLGLDIDVAVPTEHAAPTEHVAVPVRD; encoded by the coding sequence ATGACCACCGACCCCGGCACCATCCCGCCGCACGCGCTCCGTCGCGTGATCGAGACCGCGCTCGAGGAGGACGCGCCCTGGGGCGACGTCACCAGCGAGACCCTGATCCCCGTGGAGGCGACCGCGACCGCGACCCTCGGCGCGCGCGAGCCGGGCGTGCTGAGCGGCGGGGCGGTGTTCGTCGCCGTGATGCACGCCGTCGACCCGTCGATCCAGGCCGTGGTGCACGTCGCCGACGGCACGCACTTCGCGGCGGGCGACGTCCTCGCGACCGTGACCGGGGCGGCGTGGGCCGTGCTGCGGGCCGAACGGGTCGCCCTCAACCTGGTGCAGCGGATGTCGGGCATCGCGACGACCACCGCGGCGCACGTCGCGGCCGCCGCGGGCACCTCGGCGCGGATCGTCGACACCCGGAAGACGACGCCCGGCCTCCGAGCACTCGAGCGGTACGCCGTCCGGTGCGGGGGCGGACACAACCACCGCACCTCGCTCTCCGACGCCGTGCTCGCCAAGGACAACCACCTGGCGGTGCTCCTGGCCGGTGGTATCGGCATCGGCGACGCGATCACCGAGGCCCGCCAGCGACTCGGGCACACCGTGCACGTGGAGGTCGAGGTGGACCGGATCGACCAGATCGAACCCGTCGTCGCGGCCGGGGTCGACACGGTCATGCTCGACAACTTCACGCCGGACGAACTCGTGACCGGGGTCGGCATCGTCGCCGGACGCGCGCTCGTCGAGGCCTCGGGCGGGGTGTCGCTCGACACCGTCGCGGCCATCGCGGCCACCGGTGTCGACGTCATCTCGGTCGGGGCGCTGACCCACTCGGCGCGGGCGCTCGACCTCGGGCTCGACATCGACGTCGCCGTGCCGACGGAGCACGCGGCGCCGACGGAGCACGTCGCGGTGCCCGTGCGGGACTAG
- a CDS encoding L-aspartate oxidase, protein MHVVIVGSGIAGLTAAIRASALHDVTLVTKGALADSATAYAQGGIAVALGADDSAALHQADTHVAAAGSADARAVEVLCTDGPARVRDLLALGVPFDRSSDRATLDRYGDDLARGREAAHGRWRVVHADGDATGAAIERTLIAALHRRHVTILERTSLTDLVVRDGVVVGVDVLDLLGEPRRIDADAVVIASGGAGHLYRETTNPLVATGDGVAAAWRAGAVLADLEFVQFHPTRLAVPGGGLVSEAVRGEGAVLRDAAGHRFMTDVHPDAELAPRDVVARGIAAAVRDQGGAPVLLDATGLDAAFLATRFPGLTRATRAAGFDWTREGVPVAPAAHYSMGGIATDAEGRTSLPGLLAVGEAACTGVHGANRLASNSLLEGLVFAVRAADAVAAPRPGLLRLRGDAGLHVTSVPRAADVIRSSPHLLGRHAAPQAPQRAGTGRRGPSPTLPGGATHLDDAGDVRQAVQSVMTDRVGLLRDALGLASARRELDALTAPTGGGVREHEDRALLDLARLVALAAEARTESRGAHARTDHPDTDPTAPASYAWVADHTDAHPDEHTDERADGSAVVPQEVPA, encoded by the coding sequence GTGCACGTCGTCATCGTCGGCTCCGGCATCGCCGGGCTGACCGCAGCGATCCGCGCCAGTGCCCTGCACGACGTCACCCTGGTGACGAAGGGGGCGCTCGCCGACAGCGCCACCGCGTACGCCCAGGGCGGCATCGCGGTGGCGCTCGGCGCCGACGACTCCGCGGCACTGCACCAGGCCGACACCCACGTCGCCGCGGCGGGCAGCGCCGACGCCCGGGCCGTCGAGGTCCTGTGCACCGACGGCCCGGCCCGCGTCCGCGACCTGCTCGCCCTCGGGGTGCCCTTCGACCGGTCGTCGGACCGGGCGACACTCGACCGGTACGGCGACGACCTCGCCCGCGGTCGCGAAGCCGCGCACGGCCGGTGGCGCGTCGTGCACGCCGACGGTGACGCGACCGGGGCCGCCATCGAACGCACCCTCATCGCGGCACTGCACCGACGGCACGTCACGATCCTGGAGCGCACGAGCCTGACCGACCTCGTCGTCCGCGACGGGGTGGTGGTCGGCGTCGACGTCCTCGACCTGCTCGGGGAACCCCGCCGGATCGACGCCGACGCCGTCGTCATCGCGTCCGGGGGAGCCGGACACCTGTACCGCGAGACGACGAACCCCCTGGTGGCGACCGGTGACGGGGTCGCCGCCGCCTGGCGCGCCGGTGCCGTCCTCGCCGACCTGGAGTTCGTCCAGTTCCACCCGACCCGGCTGGCCGTCCCCGGCGGCGGCCTGGTGTCCGAGGCCGTGCGCGGTGAGGGCGCCGTCCTCCGCGACGCGGCCGGACACCGCTTCATGACCGACGTGCACCCGGACGCCGAGCTCGCTCCGCGTGACGTCGTCGCCCGGGGGATCGCCGCCGCGGTGCGCGACCAGGGCGGCGCACCCGTGCTCCTCGACGCCACCGGCCTCGACGCCGCGTTCCTGGCCACGCGGTTCCCCGGACTCACCCGGGCCACCCGCGCCGCCGGGTTCGACTGGACCCGCGAAGGCGTCCCCGTCGCACCGGCCGCGCACTACTCGATGGGCGGCATCGCCACCGACGCCGAGGGCCGCACCAGCCTGCCCGGCCTGCTCGCCGTCGGCGAAGCCGCCTGCACCGGGGTCCACGGCGCCAACCGGCTCGCCTCGAACTCCCTGCTCGAGGGACTCGTCTTCGCGGTCCGCGCAGCGGACGCGGTCGCCGCACCGCGACCCGGCCTGCTCCGCCTGCGCGGGGACGCCGGTCTCCACGTCACCAGCGTGCCCCGAGCGGCCGACGTGATCCGTTCTTCTCCCCACCTGCTCGGCCGTCACGCCGCTCCGCAGGCTCCGCAGCGCGCCGGAACCGGCAGGCGTGGGCCGAGTCCGACCCTGCCTGGAGGCGCGACCCACCTCGACGACGCCGGCGACGTCCGGCAGGCGGTCCAGTCCGTCATGACGGACCGCGTCGGGCTGCTCCGTGACGCCCTCGGGCTGGCGAGCGCGCGCCGCGAGCTCGACGCGCTGACCGCGCCGACCGGCGGCGGCGTTCGCGAGCACGAGGACCGTGCGCTGCTCGACCTGGCCCGACTCGTCGCGCTCGCCGCCGAGGCCCGCACCGAGTCCCGAGGGGCGCACGCCCGCACCGACCACCCCGACACCGACCCCACCGCCCCGGCCTCGTACGCCTGGGTCGCCGACCACACCGACGCACACCCCGACGAGCACACGGACGAACGCGCCGACGGCTCCGCAGTCGTCCCGCAGGAGGTACCCGCATGA
- the aroQ gene encoding type II 3-dehydroquinate dehydratase yields the protein MTDASRILVLNGPNLDILGRRDPEQYGTVTLAEIEAIVHTEAAVHGLEADFRQTNREGELVEWLHEALDGFAAVVINPAAYAHTSVALHDAVEALWVPVVEVHLSNTWKREPFRHVDHVATAATAVIAGAGADGYRLAVAHVASLLS from the coding sequence ATGACCGACGCGTCGCGCATCCTCGTCCTCAACGGCCCGAACCTCGACATCCTCGGCCGCCGTGACCCGGAGCAGTACGGCACCGTGACGCTCGCCGAGATCGAGGCGATCGTGCACACCGAGGCGGCCGTGCACGGGCTCGAGGCCGACTTCCGCCAGACGAACCGAGAGGGCGAGCTCGTCGAGTGGCTGCACGAGGCGCTCGACGGCTTCGCCGCGGTCGTCATCAACCCCGCCGCCTACGCGCACACCTCGGTCGCGCTGCACGACGCGGTGGAGGCCCTGTGGGTCCCCGTCGTCGAGGTGCACCTGTCGAACACGTGGAAGCGCGAGCCGTTCCGCCACGTCGACCACGTCGCCACCGCCGCGACGGCGGTCATCGCCGGCGCGGGCGCCGACGGCTACCGCCTGGCGGTCGCGCACGTCGCGTCCCTGCTCAGCTGA
- a CDS encoding sodium:solute symporter family protein: protein MVLAAANEGIRLDLGWVDYLMIIVYFAVVIGIGFTARKQVRTSMDFFLSGRSMPAWITGLAFVSANLGATEILGMAANGAQIGMSTLHYYLVGAVPAMVFLGLVMMPFYYGSKVRSVPEFMLRRFGKAPHLVNAIAFAVSNVLIAGINLYAMAIVIEAMLGWPEWLAIIVSAGFVLVYITLGGLSSAIYNEVMQFFVIIAGLIPLTIVGLHRVGGWDGLSKAITETQGVQHLQAWAGTGFGDVTNPIGANWLAIVLGLGFVLGFGYWTTNFTEVQRAFSAKNMSAARRTPLIAAIPKLFIPAIVVIPGLIAAAVVGNQFADGTLTYNDAIPKLIQMYLPTGVLGIAVTGLLASFMAGMAANVSSFNTVFTYDIWQRYIRPNMPDLHYLKTGRWVTVVGVVVGIATAFIAAQASNIMTYMQTLFSFFNAPLFAVFILGLLWKRMTTQGALWGYVLGIVTPTITWIAYLVNPDLFATATAETLYGAIISFVTVLVVGFVVSMLTKPKDEKELGGLVYGVGKIDLHGDSVATDTAWYRSPALLGTVALVLCVVLYLPFL from the coding sequence ATGGTTCTCGCTGCAGCGAACGAAGGGATCCGGCTCGACTTGGGCTGGGTCGACTACCTGATGATCATCGTGTACTTCGCGGTCGTCATCGGGATCGGGTTCACCGCCCGCAAGCAGGTCCGGACGAGCATGGACTTCTTCCTGTCCGGGCGCTCGATGCCGGCGTGGATCACCGGCCTGGCGTTCGTGTCCGCGAACCTCGGCGCCACCGAGATCCTCGGCATGGCGGCCAACGGTGCCCAGATCGGCATGTCCACCCTGCACTACTACCTCGTCGGCGCCGTGCCCGCGATGGTGTTCCTCGGCCTCGTGATGATGCCGTTCTACTACGGCTCGAAGGTCCGCTCCGTGCCGGAGTTCATGCTGCGCCGCTTCGGCAAGGCGCCGCACCTGGTGAACGCGATCGCGTTCGCGGTGTCGAACGTGCTCATCGCGGGCATCAACCTCTACGCGATGGCCATCGTCATCGAGGCCATGCTCGGCTGGCCGGAGTGGCTGGCGATCATCGTCTCCGCCGGCTTCGTGCTCGTCTACATCACCCTCGGCGGGCTCTCGAGCGCGATCTACAACGAGGTCATGCAGTTCTTCGTGATCATCGCGGGGCTCATCCCGCTGACGATCGTCGGTCTGCACCGCGTCGGCGGCTGGGACGGCCTGTCGAAGGCCATCACCGAGACCCAGGGCGTGCAGCACCTGCAGGCCTGGGCCGGCACCGGCTTCGGCGACGTCACCAACCCGATCGGCGCCAACTGGCTCGCCATCGTGCTCGGCCTGGGCTTCGTGCTCGGGTTCGGCTACTGGACCACGAACTTCACCGAGGTGCAGCGTGCGTTCTCGGCGAAGAACATGTCCGCGGCCCGCCGCACCCCGCTCATCGCCGCGATCCCGAAGCTCTTCATCCCGGCCATCGTCGTGATCCCGGGCCTCATCGCCGCGGCCGTGGTGGGCAACCAGTTCGCCGACGGCACGCTGACCTACAACGACGCGATCCCGAAGCTCATCCAGATGTACCTGCCGACCGGTGTGCTCGGCATCGCGGTGACCGGCCTGCTGGCGTCCTTCATGGCCGGCATGGCGGCGAACGTCTCGTCGTTCAACACCGTCTTCACCTACGACATCTGGCAGCGCTACATCCGCCCGAACATGCCCGACCTGCACTACCTGAAGACCGGCCGCTGGGTCACCGTCGTCGGCGTCGTGGTCGGTATCGCGACCGCGTTCATCGCGGCCCAGGCGTCGAACATCATGACGTACATGCAGACGCTGTTCTCGTTCTTCAACGCACCGCTGTTCGCCGTGTTCATCCTCGGCCTGCTGTGGAAGCGCATGACGACGCAGGGAGCGCTCTGGGGCTACGTCCTCGGCATCGTGACCCCGACGATCACCTGGATCGCCTACCTGGTCAACCCGGACCTGTTCGCCACCGCGACCGCGGAGACCCTGTACGGCGCGATCATCTCGTTCGTCACCGTGCTGGTCGTCGGCTTCGTCGTCTCGATGCTCACCAAGCCGAAGGACGAGAAGGAGCTCGGTGGGCTCGTCTACGGCGTCGGCAAGATCGACCTGCACGGCGACTCGGTCGCGACGGACACCGCCTGGTACCGCTCGCCCGCCCTGCTCGGTACCGTCGCGCTCGTGCTGTGCGTCGTCCTGTACCTCCCGTTCCTCTGA
- a CDS encoding VOC family protein, producing the protein MDTMVFINLPVTDLERSKAFYEALGYSINPAFSDDTAACVVVSESIYVMILTTAKFAEFTDKTIADADTIEVINSLSAPSKEDVHRVVDAAVAAGGIEDRPEMDLGFMYQRSFTDPDGHRWEYVWMDEQATQDGPPAE; encoded by the coding sequence ATGGACACGATGGTCTTCATCAACCTGCCCGTCACGGACCTCGAGCGCTCGAAGGCGTTCTACGAGGCACTCGGGTACTCGATCAACCCGGCCTTCAGCGACGACACCGCGGCGTGCGTGGTGGTGTCCGAGTCGATCTACGTCATGATCCTGACGACGGCGAAGTTCGCCGAGTTCACCGACAAGACGATCGCCGACGCCGACACGATCGAGGTCATCAACTCGCTCAGCGCCCCGTCGAAGGAGGACGTCCACCGGGTCGTCGACGCCGCGGTCGCCGCCGGGGGCATCGAGGACCGGCCGGAGATGGACCTCGGCTTCATGTACCAGCGGAGCTTCACCGACCCGGACGGACACCGCTGGGAGTACGTGTGGATGGACGAGCAGGCGACGCAGGACGGCCCGCCCGCCGAGTGA
- a CDS encoding NUDIX hydrolase, with amino-acid sequence MDEAGIRVAVSTVIVALRPHPDTGAPALWMPLIRRVAEPFEGSWALPGGWVGDDEGLEDSAAARLRETTNVQPRYLEQLYAFGDVGRSPNRVVSIVYWALVHPDEANVVPDDWNVRWFLADEHPPLAFDHDRIVEYALWRLRNKMSYSRIAQAFLGDRFTLTELRGVYEAVLGRALDPANFRRQVEKTDAVLPTDETTSGGRHRPARLYRSNPDLAYADNGPLQTGADQHQQRNR; translated from the coding sequence ATGGACGAAGCAGGCATCCGCGTCGCGGTCTCCACCGTGATCGTCGCACTGCGCCCGCACCCCGACACCGGGGCCCCGGCGCTGTGGATGCCGCTCATCCGTCGTGTCGCCGAACCGTTCGAGGGATCCTGGGCGCTCCCCGGCGGCTGGGTCGGCGACGACGAGGGCCTCGAGGACTCCGCGGCCGCCCGACTGCGCGAGACGACGAACGTCCAGCCGCGGTACCTCGAGCAGCTCTACGCGTTCGGCGACGTCGGACGCTCCCCGAACCGCGTCGTGTCGATCGTGTACTGGGCGCTCGTGCACCCGGACGAGGCGAACGTCGTGCCCGACGACTGGAACGTCCGGTGGTTCCTGGCCGACGAGCACCCGCCGCTCGCCTTCGACCACGACCGCATCGTGGAGTACGCGCTGTGGCGACTGCGCAACAAGATGTCGTACTCGCGGATCGCGCAGGCGTTCCTCGGCGACCGCTTCACCCTCACCGAACTCCGGGGCGTGTACGAGGCGGTGCTCGGCCGAGCACTCGACCCCGCGAACTTCCGTCGGCAGGTCGAGAAGACCGACGCGGTCCTGCCGACCGACGAGACCACGAGCGGGGGCCGGCACCGTCCGGCCCGGCTGTACCGCTCGAACCCCGACCTGGCCTACGCGGACAACGGCCCGCTGCAGACCGGGGCAGATCAGCACCAGCAGCGGAACCGATAG